Part of the Ammospiza nelsoni isolate bAmmNel1 chromosome 6, bAmmNel1.pri, whole genome shotgun sequence genome is shown below.
ACCGAAGACCATCGTGGCTACCAAGATTATTTTCACCCTGTGTGCCCGCTGCACTCCCAGGCCTTGCTGGCCCCTTCACATAGGCTCTGAAACTCCCTGGCAGctatggctgggcagggaccaAGCAAGAGGCACCGCTGCTGTGCCTCCTTGTGTTGCCTGAGGACAGTGCAGATCCTGCTCATCCCAGACCCTCTCCAGGGTTTGGCACAGTAGAAATGAACTTGTCAGACATGCAGAACACTGTGTTTTGTCAGCAGCAGGAGTTGCCCACTGGAAATCAGCCCCCACACCTGCCCATCACCCCTGGGAAATATCTCCATGGAGTCAAGGTCctctcacagcagcacagcaggaatgtCACCACCAGCATGTTCAGCACTATGCTGGAAGCCCCATGTCACCACTAGGATATTCAGCACTACACACCCAGGGGTGCCACTTAGGTCCCAAGAGCAcacccacccccccccccccccaagtaCACAGGTCAGCACCAAGTGGACCAGTTTCATCTCACAGCAGGAGATTTTCAGGAACAAAGCATTCCTGGGTCATGTCACCCAATTTCAGATTGAAAAGGGTTGGGGGGAGGGCATCTGCCTGTTTTGTCAAGGAAACCCCTGGGTGTGGGGGAGGGGTCCTCCTCACCACCCAGGCAACTGCTCTTCCCACATATCAGGCCTTATATGGTTGCCCGGGGCCATTAGGAGTCCCAGAGCTGAGGTCGagatggagggcagggctggcctggccGGGATGCCCTGTGGCATCTGTGACATCACAGCGCCAGTGTCACAATGGGGGCAGCTATCAACCCAAGCGGCAGGGAGCGCTGCCCCAGTACAGCCTCAGCGAGCGGCGAGCGTGCACGCacacaggaggctgtgctgaacGTGGAACGAGGCCCACAGCAGAAACGCAAGTACCCCGAGCAGCCGCTTCTCACCGTGCATCCAGAGGCCGGTCCCTCACGGGAGTGTCTTTGGCAGGGCACGGTGCAGCGGCTGGGGCAGCGGCACAGGCCTCACAGCCTGTCAGCTGCCTGGGCCCCGCTTTCCAGCCATCAGATCCCTggggctcctgtccccactTCCCTTATCAGCAcctccctcccatccccactCAACCCCTGCTCACCTCCTTAAGGCCATGCTGGCCATTCAGCTCCTTTTCTTGCTTGCGCAAGCCCTCCTCCAGTACCCGCAGCAGGCCGGCGATGGGCTGGATGAGGCCACGCTGGAGCGCATGCAGCAGCGTGCCGAGTATCTGAAGCAGCAGATGACTGAGTTCActctggagctggagcagatgaagctggagcagagccgtggggcctggggagctcCGCTTGTGTGGCAGTCCTTGGCTCTGACTGGaattctcctccttctcttggCACTGCACTTTGGACACAAGAAAATTAGATGTGATCCAGACAAGAGTGGCCACAAGGAGAGGTCCAGCAGCAACTCGGTGGAGGAAGAAGGACACAACGTAGCAGCAAAGGAAGACGTAGGAAGCAATGATGCAAATGTGGAAGAGGAGAATAAGgatggaaaggaagaaggaaacaaCGTTGATGCAAAGGCAGAAAACAGCCTTGGACGTGAAGCAAAAGAAGGCTATGATGATGCAAAGGAAGACGTAAACAATGATGAGGAAGTGGAGGACGTCAATGCTGCCGGAAATGGAGAGGACAAAAGCGATGCAAATGAAGACGATGACCGCCACAGCATCAAGAGGAACCTTGGAAGCCTTTCAGAGGTGGACATAGAGTTGCCTGTTCTGGATCTGGACAGAGGCTGCTCCGTGATTACAGACCTGATGGACAAACTCATACGCATCTTTGGACAAGGCTTGTCCAACAGCTTCTACCCGGTGCCACAACAAGCCATCAAAGTGGGCAGCGGCTTTGAAGGCTGGAGTTCCTGTACACAAGATGTTGTGTACTGCATGTTTGTACCCCTGAGTCCCCCTCCAGGACATGCCTtccacctggagctggacactGCGGGGATGCTCCAGAGGAAGTTCCGTGTCcgtgtggagctgctgtgcaccTGCACgagggagaggctgggggaGGACATGTTGTGTTTCCTCCACCaccctgaggaggagctgagaaggaaacagGACCCCAGCCTCCTGCACACCCTCTGCACTGGCTCCTATCTAGATGCGAAGAAAACTGTCCACTGGTTCTATCGATTCATGAGAATAGCCTGGATGCTTTTACCTCAGTCTCCCCACTGGCATTTAGTGTTTCAGCCCTGCAGCCGTTCCTGCAAATTTCTCCTGAAGAAAGACAAGGAAATCTTTGCGGCTGAGGTGATCTTTGGAGTGCAGCAAGGAGACTCAGATatctttgtgagcagccagcctgcagaAGTAGGCATTCCAAGCACAACATGGCTTGAGACTCATGCCGTGGCAGAGGCAAAATTCTTCCAGCACATTTCCAGACAGGCCCTCCAGCTGGCACCGCaagttcctgcagctcctccaacAGCATTCTGATGGGTGGAGATTTTTCCAGCTATGCCCTGAATACCGTGGTGATGCACCTGCTGAGCACTCTACTCCCTGTCTCGGTGGCGCAGGAGGGATTTCCGGCAGCGACTGATGGATATCCTGAAGTACCTCCTCTGCTCTCTGGACACAAAACAACCACTCCGCAATGGGCAACAAGAGATTCCTGAGGAGATCAGTTTGCCCTCCGACTTCCGGGTGGCTCAACCGCCCAACCTCTTCCAGCACCTGGCCAGCAGTCCGGATGCCCACAccaaggctctgcagagcacgTTCACCTGCTGCAGCGGCTCAAACAATTGCTGCTCCATGGCCGTTGAAAGAGATCCtggtgcacagagctgtgcttctgGGGCCTCTTGACAGACACTGTATATATGAATTTCCTGTAGTTAGTGCATTGACAGTATATATCAGTACCCTGGAATTAGCACATTTGCTATACTTACTAATACCCTCTAGTTATTGAATCTACTTTATATATTGGGACCCTTTAGGTAGTGCTTTTACTATATATATTAACACACTCTAGTTAGAGAatttactatatatatatagacatatatatttatgtattagGACAGTCTAGGTAGTGCTTTTACTCTATTTATTAATGCCCTCTAGTTAGTGCATTCAGCAGTCCAGAACCCTCTTTGTTATTGTGTCAATAAACTGTAATATTGCAGTATTAGGATGGTGCAAGCTCTCCTTTACCTCGACCAGACCTAGAGCATTTGTAAACTCCACTAGTTGTGAATCTGTGACTGGCTGGGAGTAGGCACTGTTATTAGCAAGCCTTTTTAACAAACACACACAGTTCTCACTCCCTACAGCTTACAGCCTGTCATTGCACAGGCTCTCCATTTTTCCCTTACATACAAGCTCAAATTTAGTTTGCATAgctgccttttctgcctcaaGCTGGATAGATGGATACCATATCCGGGTCCTATGACAATTGTGGTAACTCAGTCTGTGAAGTTTTTGAAGCTCTGGGTATAAATAATACAGCATGGGCAAGACCAGAACATAGAGAGATAAAGCGAAAGCATTTCTCCTTCCAGAGCATAAACTAAATCCTTAACAGCATATTCTTCTTTTAATGATAGAAGCAAGgtaatatattctatatttatCTCAAGATGTCAAAGTGCTAGAGATGAAGGTCCTCCCTTGCAGAGCATCAGTCATCCTCTGTAGAAAGTTGAGGAGGACCATAGGCAGCATCTGCCAAACTGATCTTCATCTCATGTAGCAGAGAGTTGCTCACTAAAGTACTCCCAAAAAGCTAGAAATAGATAATtagcaaaaccccaaacctcctATATGTTGTCACAATTAAGTGGAATTTGTATCTGAAGCCTCTCAAACTGAGGGCTTCCTCTGAATagcaaaagaagggaaaattttTAAGCAATCTTCAAATGACACAACACACTGTTTAATCATTTTCAGGGTTTTCAAAGAGGATGTATCATGATACAATCTTACAGGTCACAACATCAGTTGTGGTCATGCAGTTAAATGCCTCAAGGAAAGCAACTGGAGCTTTGTTAGTGATGGCTGGGATTGAACTCACAAACCTCCTGAAGACAGGTTACTTATGGTATAGATAAAAGTATCCTCTTCTCTcttattttctcatttgttgTCCTCCCTGTTGTTTCAGAAACCTCTCCTATTACTGCACTCAGGAAGCTTCCACAGGACTCACAGGAAATTCCTCTCTATTATTTGGCATCTTGCAGACCATATACACTGTAACTCATCCTCTCAGTGAAATACACAGAATTCACCTCCTCTATGTATTTTCATAGGGAAATCTTGTCATTCTCCAAATTGTTCTTATTACTCGTTTTGAAGGCATTCTATGTTTTGTGGATATATTTTGATGGGTAGCCAGATCTGAGGGCTGCATGCTGGGAGAAGATGAGGTATTTTTCCAGTGGCAGTTGTATTCTTTGCCCTCCCAGGGGCAGTGGCTGTGTTTTCTGCtagttaatattaaaaaaaaaattttcagaatgtgattttctttctggttcCCAATCCCTGGCTTCCCAGCCCCAGAGGGAGTTTTCTCTACCAGATATAGGGAGAAGCCTGGGTGCAGCTAAGATGGGGCCACAAGAAAAAGGGACTTCAAAGCGAAGAGAAGCAGAACCACATCCCctccttgctgtgctgcagctcctccagagatgccacagccctgggacagtggcCAAAATTGCACTTACCTTGCAGAGACTAGCAAACTCCCCACATTGCCTGACCTAATGGAGAATATCAGCAGCTCCACCTGCCAAGAAGCAACATGCAAGTTTTTGGCTGTTGGTATGAGCCCTCCACTTCTGGAACCAAATCTCTGTAGCCTGAATACTGTAAATCAGCATGAGACTCCTTGTGTCTGAAGAGAAGGGGGTTAAATCATTGCTAATGGCAGAAACACACTTTCATCTCCCCACTAACCATTTTGAGAACAAATAAATGCAACTGCTCCCAGAAAAGCTGCCATTAACTATTTCTGAAACTATTTCCCTTCTTCCTATATCAACAGGAAAATAAGTTTTCTCTCCTTGCTATGGTAAGTTGAGCATTCTAATTTGTAATGTCACAGAGACGCATATCTTAGAATAAAACTTCAGTGTCTCATACTGTGCTAGATTtgtgaagaaataaattttcaaatgaacttttttgtgcttttctttcacaATGGGTGGGATTATTTCTTTAGTACTTCAAGTAGCTGGGGAGAAGAAAACCCTATTCCTCTTATCCCCTCAGGGCCCCTGAATCCCATCCAAAAAGGGTAAATATAAAaccattagaaaaaaatttcattttctaacaTGCTTTATTACTTCTTGGGACAGACCAGTTATCTTTTCTTTGAATTTATTTGGGGATTGATTAAACATAGCAGGTATCAGAGATTATGTCTCTGTCTTTCTTACCACTCTTCTAGAGAAGATAAAAACTGGAAAACACATGCATTCTGTTCTGATCAGTCTTGGAAAACATATCAAAAAATAGGTTCTCAGGGAGAGCAGTAGAACTAAAAGTTCAGAGAATCATTTCCTAACGTTCCAGTTCTTACCGGAGCTTGCAAAATCTGTCTCACCATATACCCATGCAGAAGGCAGGCTGAGAGTCTGCCATCAGCCTTACTCTTGCTCTGATTCAATGCTGCTTTGATATTTTGCAAAACGTTGAACTGAAAGAAactaaaattgcttttctgcttGCTGAAGAAGATGTGTCAACAGTACATTGTCATAGTAAACTATGGATGAGAAATGGCTGTATTCTTATCTTACAGACATCATTCATCCGGAATATATCTCCATCTTCTTGAAGTGCAAGAATGCACTttaaaacagaggaagaaataaaaagatagGCAACTAGGAATATTACAAGACACTCTAATTTAAAAAGGAGCATCTTAATCTAGCTCTGGTCCAAGGAGAGAACAGACTTATTGGCCCAAATGCaatgcagcagcaaagcagcaggtgAGATCCCACAGTGGCATTCAGCTGAAGAAGCATGGGCTTGGAAATACAAGCTGGGTGAGGAAATACAAGCTGATGACTGTCCTGATACATACCACCTTGCCCAAATGAAAGGCTCATTAACCCCAACAAGAAACAGAAGTTTGTTAATTTACTCAAAATGCATGCACCAGAGAAGTGGCTTGAGAAGtgtgtttgtttgattttcatTCAAGAAAGGATGACACAAGTACAGACAATTGTTATGGCTGATAACTACTAATTTTGATTTGTGCAAAGATGTaaacctccctgctccagggaaaaGTCTTTGCTCTGAGCTTTTGCTACTGGTCAGAGATGCAGGGTCTCATTGTGCTCACAGTGCCTTGGTGTACCTCACAGCAGGTACACCTAGTGCCACACCTCTCCAAACCCAGTCCCTGCAATGCTGATACAGTCCCTGATACATGTAGGTACTCTGGCTACTCTCTTGTCCTATTCGAGGCTTGCAAAAACCATGATGCAAGCACTCATAAATACTTAACAATAGTCCTAAAAACTGCTCTAACAGGCACAATATTGAATAACAACAATACTGAAGATAACATCTCTCCAAAACTGGAACTGTAGAGAAAAAGGTAGGTAAGTGTCTTTGACCAAAATCCCCTTAGCCTGGTGATAGAGTTTTGTATGGGGAATGTGCTGAGCAACTGTTTAAATGTCCAACTTATGCAAGGTGAGCTTGGTGCTGTGTGGAACCCCAGTGATTTTGGCCATCTCTGTTAAAAGCTGATAATTTAAACAgtcctgtattttcttttaacttgGTTTTAATAGCTAAAGCCCTTCATAACATAATATTATATATCTACTCTTGGGAGAAAATTAATCAGTTCCTCAGAAAGACCATTAAGTTTTTTGCCTCTGTGCATTGTAACCAATTATCAATCCAAGATTCACAGCGATTAGCTTCACCTAGAAATTCAGAAGTTGCCAATATATTAATTGCAATTTAATAAAGAATTAacaaaagatggaaaaattaattcagatggaataagaaattaattttgatgaaatattaaaaatagcaCAATTAGAAGTAGGAATGTCTATGCCTCTCTCTTCTCTAAGTAGTTGTCATCTCATTCAGACTGACTTGGTATATCCATTTTATTCCACAGAAAAGTCCCCATGATTCCAAAGTACAGCTGGATTGTGCTTTTAACTGTGCACTGCACAATTTATATGTCATAGACAGCATAAAGCACAGCAGTTCTTGCTCTGTGTTTGGGGATTCTGTGGTCTCCAGAAATCCAAGTTACTAACAGTAACAACTGAAGCACTGAATCACagacaaatagaaaaaaaaacaatagaTGTTGGAGTATCTATCACAAATAAGAGATGGAAATGTGCAAGGAAGAGTGTGCATAGAGCTccctttcattattttcttaaacTGAAGTCACAATGCACAATGTGTGACATCATAAAAAGCTCTACttctaatatttctttttctgttgagATTTCCTGGTAACATATCACAATACCAACATTGCAGGCCAGGTGCTCTGTTTCCATATACTACCTTTGCAATTAATTGATCTATGCTTGCTTCCAGTTTAGAATCACACTTTGTGTTTTCATTAcattaaaatacaattaataTGCTCTAAGTTGTGATTTTATGGGGTATAACTGACTAATTGGAGCTTATTGAAGAGGGCTGTGCTTGCTTTCCAAGGTACCACCTTTACTTTAATGAACAGAGGCTCTACAAGCTGCAGCATATGGATGTAAGGGATTGGTACTGACTCAATTTCCTTACATATTCCTCGCTAGGtttctttctgtgcttcccCATATCTTTTGAATGCAAATCATGAATAAAGTTCTGACCTTATTCATGATGATGGCTATAGAATAAGCATAGCCATTACAAAAATCCACCTGTCATACAATGTCAGAGATCCCTAAGTCAAGTGGACTAGTGGTGACACAAAATGGGACCAGTATAGGAATATACTAAATCTTTACACTGCAATAAACAGCCAAACTCCTTTTGCTAAAAAACTGGGCCAGAGAGTGAAAGATGGAGGcttggagagagaaagaaagtgGGAGTAGATTAAACAGCCTTCAATGCCTATGGATGACagtttcaaaaaatatttctggggaTATACTTGGCAGGAAGTAGCCTGCAATTTCCTTCTAGATACATATAAACAGCAAAAGCACACAAACAGCTTCTTTTTATAAGAGATATATTTATCTTAATTCTCATGCATGTACAAAGATAATTTACAAACTAGCTAAGGCACAGCTCCCATCACTggccccttcctcctcccttccccccaGGGCAACCTCCCAGAAAGCAGCTGGTACTCATGAAGTAGAAAGTCAAGACATAAGACCAAACCTCTAGGCATGACAAGCAGGAGTGGTTCATGATTCCCCGGTCCTTTCACAGCACCTGCCATCCCAAAGTTTCAGACAGGGTCCTGGAGCCCTGAAAGATTTAGGGAATGAGTTCCCAATGCTTTTAAAAAGATGTGAGTGCCTCTGTGCTCCAAGACTGATCCTCTGAAAATCCTGCAGTCACAGatgcaacaaaataaaaaccaattgACAATTTCCTACATTGTGCAGAGTCAGTTTGTCTCTGGGCTTGAAATCTAATTCCCCAGGAGAAAAATACTTTGCCTGAAAAATTTACAGGCAACCAAGAGAAAAGGAATTGGGGGGTCTGAAACAGAATAGATGCAACCAACTTCTAATGGCTTCCATGACAGCTGTTCAGGAGAAGTGCACAGCCACCCCTTCCCTCTGATCTGTGCTGGACACCCGGCTCAGGGAGCTGAGGGAATAAAAGAGGAGCAGAGGCTAAGGGgagaaaaaacacagcagcaagggAGGGGGAGCGAGGTACACAGTCCTTTGGGAGGAAGTCCTGGCCTGGGGGAGGTAgtgaagcagaggaaaagcatAAAGGAAGAGGCTCATTGGTACGGCCATACTGCAGTGGCTCCAGGCTGGCTGAGGAAGCTTTTCATCAATGTATTGCAGATCATCTCTGCTGTCTGAGATGCTGCTGTTGGTTCTGTCAGCAACTTTATCTGAGGATAAAGAACAAAGTCAGGAgaacaggggaaggaaggatGCAGGAAGCTAGCTGCCTCCTGCCACCTTCTAACATCAAATGGCTGCAAGAGTCCAGCCTGGGAAGCCTTTGAAGGGTGAATGATCTCATAAGCTACTGAAGTGGGTAAAcctttttcaattaaaaaaaaaaataatcatcaaACGAATCTCTCCACTTCAAATGCAAAGCTATATTCCATGAGTGGAAGTCAAGACCTGCTGAACCCAGCAAAAGAATACTCAGAAGAATACCTGGGCTGTATGAAATGGGCAGGAATAGGAACAGCAATGCTTCTTCATGGCTTTTCTCCCAGTTCCAAGGATTTGCCATATGTCATGATCCTTGCTAATCATTTGAATGTAGGTACCTCTGGATCACCTCAACAGCAGTGCACATAAAACAAGGAGGGTCATAAAACTAAGAATCAACTCCACTGCCCTTCTTAAATTCTTCATACCACTCATGTTTCAGCAGTGCGTGGATTTCATGTAGGACTGATAAGTGTGCCTTACAAGTTTGGATGTtgatctaattttttttttgacctgACCTACTACTGCcagacaaaaaacccccatgtAGCTGTAAACAGGCTGAATTCAACCAGAAGTTAAACCTCATACAAATGACTGTCACATGGTGAACCCTCAGATGTATGTACAAAAAGTACAAGTGCAATTAAAATGTGAGACAGTAACTCAGAAAGCAGACTGATAAGTAATATGTCCACTGAATTAACTAACCTCCTAGCTACTTGAATGAACAGTAATTATAGGTATCATGAAACAGAGTCACAGAGTGTAACTGCACTGTAATTATATTTGCTGTATGAAAGGGTGACTCAGGTATTATACTGATAAATGAgatgaaaagcagaggaaaaatccCAGCTCAGGATCCAAGCAGGTGGAACAAAGCCACATCAATACCTATTCAGCAGTTTTTACTGCCTTACCATCTTCCTGCCAGAGGAATATTCCACACATCTctggagggacagggctggtACACATGTCAGTACTGGGATTACATGTACACTGCTCTGTGTTAGTGTCATACCTGGAATCACTACCCTGAGCTACTAGAGGTGACAGGCAAAATCCATAACAGGAGTAAACTGTCAGCCAcacaaattcaattttttccctgcagtATATTTGGTTCTATCATCCTTAATGTTAAATGCCCATTTACTGGGCTAATGTCAAGGCACTCTGCCCCTCCTGGTTATTTCTACCTAAAGATAAAGAactggaaggaggaaaagacaTTGTTTTTTGCTGGGTTTATGATTCTTGGGTTTTATATATTGCTTTTGCATTAGCAAATCTTTGCTGTTTATCTGTGACCTTTTCAGTACCTGGCCAGCTCAGAAGAGGCACAGGAAACACCTCAATACACActataaaaaaattagaactgagagaaaagaaagtagctccaaagaatagagaaaggatagGAGAAGGAAATGAAGGGAATCTGGTCAAGTACATCCCAATAGGATTTAAAGATGCCCCCTCCAAATCCCATACATTTTCCAGTCACAGGCATGGCATGCATTTTGCCTTTATTCCTAAACCTAAAAGAAGCTGTTTGAACTTGTGTAACACTGCCATCGAGTGCTGCTGGT
Proteins encoded:
- the LOC132074859 gene encoding inositol 1,4,5-trisphosphate receptor-interacting protein-like 1, with the protein product MLAIQLLFLLAQALLQYPQQAGDGLDEATLERMQQRAEYLKQQMTEFTLELEQMKCDPDKSGHKERSSSNSVEEEGHNVAAKEDVGSNDANVEEENKDGKEEGNNVDAKAENSLGREAKEGYDDAKEDVNNDEEVEDVNAAGNGEDKSDANEDDDRHSIKRNLGSLSEVDIELPVLDLDRGCSVITDLMDKLIRIFGQGLSNSFYPVPQQAIKVGSGFEGWSSCTQDVVYCMFVPLSPPPGHAFHLELDTAGMLQRKFRVRVELLCTCTRERLGEDMLCFLHHPEEELRRKQDPSLLHTLCTGSYLDAKKTVHWFYRFMRIAWMLLPQSPHWHLVFQPCSRSCKFLLKKDKEIFAAEVIFGVQQGDSDIFVSSQPAEVGIPSTTWLETHAVAEAKFFQHISRQALQLAPRDFRQRLMDILKYLLCSLDTKQPLRNGQQEIPEEISLPSDFRVAQPPNLFQHLASSPDAHTKALQSTFTCCSGSNNCCSMAVERDPGAQSCASGAS